One genomic segment of Thermodesulfobacterium sp. TA1 includes these proteins:
- the trmFO gene encoding methylenetetrahydrofolate--tRNA-(uracil(54)-C(5))-methyltransferase (FADH(2)-oxidizing) TrmFO yields the protein MSEVWVVGGGLAGSEAAWQLAIRGVKVSLFEMRPFKNTPAHKTEFLAELVCSNSLRSKELTKAVGLLKEELKLLKSLIIEAALKFEVPSGKSLAVDRKLFSEYITQKILFHPNIKVIREEVKEIPEDKIVIIATGPLTSEAMDQALAKLIEVPYLHFYDAISPVVYAETIDWEKVFVADRYGKDEEGAYVNCPLTKEEYERFWEALITAEKVPLHPFEDPKYFEGCLPIEVMAERGKETLLYGPMKPVGLIDPKTGKEPYAVVQLRPENQEKTLYNLVGFQTKLKYEEQKRVFRIIPGLEKAEFARLGSIHRNTFVNAPLVLTPTLQLKKKPNVFLAGQLTGVEGYVESTAMGLLAGLNVERLVRNKPLLIPPKETAIGALVHYLVEANPKHFQPMNINWGLFPQLERKVPKNQKYFLMAQRALKTLSDWINNHQVL from the coding sequence ATGTCTGAGGTTTGGGTAGTAGGTGGAGGTCTTGCCGGGTCTGAAGCTGCATGGCAGCTTGCGATTAGAGGGGTTAAGGTCTCTCTTTTTGAGATGAGACCTTTTAAAAACACCCCAGCCCATAAAACAGAGTTTTTGGCTGAACTTGTCTGTTCTAACTCACTTCGTTCTAAAGAACTTACCAAGGCAGTAGGACTTCTAAAAGAAGAGCTTAAGCTTTTAAAATCTTTGATAATAGAAGCTGCTTTAAAATTTGAGGTTCCTTCAGGTAAGTCTTTAGCGGTTGATAGGAAACTTTTTTCTGAATATATCACCCAAAAGATCCTATTTCATCCTAATATAAAGGTTATCAGGGAAGAAGTAAAAGAAATTCCAGAAGACAAGATAGTTATTATCGCTACCGGTCCTCTTACCAGCGAAGCCATGGACCAGGCTTTAGCTAAGTTGATAGAAGTGCCTTATTTACATTTTTATGATGCCATTTCTCCGGTAGTTTATGCAGAGACCATAGACTGGGAAAAGGTGTTTGTGGCAGACCGTTATGGTAAAGACGAAGAAGGGGCATATGTAAACTGTCCTCTTACGAAAGAGGAATACGAACGGTTTTGGGAGGCTTTAATTACAGCCGAAAAGGTTCCTCTGCATCCTTTTGAGGACCCAAAGTATTTTGAGGGATGTCTTCCGATAGAGGTGATGGCTGAAAGAGGAAAAGAGACTCTACTTTATGGTCCGATGAAGCCGGTAGGGTTGATAGACCCTAAGACAGGGAAAGAACCTTATGCTGTGGTCCAGCTAAGGCCTGAAAACCAAGAAAAAACTTTGTATAACCTGGTAGGTTTTCAGACCAAGCTTAAGTATGAAGAACAAAAAAGGGTATTTAGAATTATACCAGGCCTTGAGAAGGCTGAGTTTGCAAGGTTAGGGTCCATCCATAGAAACACCTTTGTCAACGCACCCTTAGTCTTAACCCCTACTTTACAACTTAAAAAGAAACCAAACGTATTTTTAGCAGGACAGCTTACAGGGGTTGAAGGTTATGTAGAGTCTACGGCTATGGGGCTTTTAGCAGGGCTTAACGTAGAAAGATTGGTCAGAAATAAGCCTTTGTTAATACCGCCTAAGGAAACAGCCATCGGTGCGCTGGTTCACTATTTGGTTGAGGCAAACCCAAAGCACTTTCAACCTATGAACATAAACTGGGGACTTTTCCCTCAGCTTGAAAGAAAAGTCCCTAAAAATCAAAAATACTTTCTTATGGCACAAAGGGCTTTAAAGACCCTTTCTGATTGGATAAATAACCATCAAGTGCTATAA
- a CDS encoding type 4a pilus biogenesis protein PilO, with product MKIIKVLTERIKTWDEVTPLRTKILVLIVLVLGPLALFYQFYYQPNKEKINILKEDINKLDLEIAKYSQVVTKLEFLNKQMAARKEFLEVVKNLFPDEKEIPIILKKVAELAKKNNLEIILFKPEKEVVKDYYQAIPITVELTGDFNNMIAFLNEIQKLPRLVVINELEFKIKDKRLTLGLNLSTFQYTGKPVENKEGKEKK from the coding sequence ATGAAAATAATAAAGGTTTTAACCGAAAGGATTAAAACCTGGGATGAAGTTACCCCGCTCAGGACAAAAATATTGGTTTTAATCGTTTTGGTGTTAGGTCCTCTTGCCTTGTTTTATCAATTTTATTACCAACCAAACAAAGAAAAAATCAACATTTTAAAAGAAGATATTAACAAATTAGACCTTGAGATTGCTAAGTACTCACAAGTAGTAACTAAGCTTGAATTTCTTAACAAACAGATGGCAGCAAGGAAGGAGTTTTTAGAGGTAGTTAAAAACCTTTTTCCAGATGAAAAAGAAATACCCATTATTTTAAAAAAAGTGGCAGAGCTTGCTAAAAAGAACAACTTAGAAATAATTTTATTTAAACCAGAGAAAGAAGTGGTTAAAGATTATTACCAAGCTATACCTATAACCGTAGAACTTACAGGAGACTTTAACAACATGATAGCGTTTTTAAACGAAATTCAAAAGCTTCCACGTTTAGTGGTAATAAACGAACTTGAGTTTAAGATTAAAGATAAAAGACTTACCCTTGGGTTAAATTTAAGTACTTTTCAGTACACAGGCAAACCGGTAGAAAATAAAGAAGGTAAGGAAAAGAAATGA
- the tgt gene encoding tRNA guanosine(34) transglycosylase Tgt translates to MFKFKLLYESQTTKARIGRLITHRGVVETPVFMPVGTQATIKAVPPEKIASLGYRIILANTYHLYLRPGAEVVKDLGGLHRFMNWSRLILTDSGGFQVYSLSQFRKIKEDGIVFKSHLDGSEHFITPIEALEIQKKLGSDIAMVLDTCIPYPLSYEETKALTDLTHRWALESFKYKQRHENHKQAVFGIIQGGMFPDLRQKSTAFITSLEFEGYAIGGLSVGEPLELRNEMIEISTSLMPKNKPRYLMGVGTPLDIAEAVARGVDMFDCVLPTRNARRGSLFTSQGPLSIKSSKFKTDSEPIDPMCDCYTCRNFSRGYLRHLFHAKELLVYQLLTLHNLFYYAKLIEEIKQSIQQEKLPSLIQKLKTLYEKSN, encoded by the coding sequence ATGTTTAAGTTTAAACTTCTATACGAAAGTCAAACTACTAAAGCAAGGATAGGAAGATTAATTACCCATAGAGGGGTGGTTGAAACCCCGGTGTTTATGCCTGTAGGCACCCAGGCTACCATCAAAGCCGTCCCCCCTGAAAAAATAGCCTCCTTAGGTTATAGGATTATCTTAGCCAATACCTACCATCTTTACCTAAGACCTGGCGCTGAAGTTGTAAAAGATTTAGGGGGGCTTCATCGGTTTATGAACTGGTCAAGGCTTATCCTAACTGATAGCGGAGGCTTTCAGGTCTACAGCTTATCTCAGTTTAGAAAAATTAAAGAAGACGGTATAGTTTTTAAGTCCCATCTGGATGGCTCAGAACACTTTATCACCCCGATTGAGGCTTTAGAAATCCAGAAAAAACTTGGGTCTGACATAGCTATGGTGCTTGATACCTGTATTCCCTATCCCCTTTCTTACGAAGAAACCAAGGCTCTTACCGACCTTACACACCGATGGGCGTTAGAATCCTTTAAGTATAAACAAAGACATGAAAACCATAAACAGGCGGTTTTTGGTATCATTCAGGGGGGTATGTTTCCAGACCTTAGACAAAAAAGCACAGCTTTTATTACTTCTTTAGAGTTTGAAGGATATGCCATAGGTGGACTTTCGGTAGGAGAACCTTTAGAGCTAAGGAACGAAATGATAGAGATTTCAACCAGTCTTATGCCTAAGAATAAGCCCAGATATCTAATGGGAGTTGGAACTCCTCTGGATATTGCTGAGGCAGTAGCCAGAGGAGTAGACATGTTTGATTGTGTACTGCCAACCAGAAACGCAAGGAGAGGAAGTCTGTTTACCTCCCAAGGTCCTTTATCGATAAAATCCTCTAAGTTTAAAACTGATTCAGAGCCTATAGACCCTATGTGTGACTGCTACACCTGCCGAAATTTCTCCAGAGGTTATTTAAGACATCTTTTCCATGCTAAAGAACTTTTAGTCTATCAATTATTAACCCTTCACAACTTATTTTATTATGCTAAACTTATAGAGGAAATAAAACAAAGCATCCAGCAGGAAAAGTTGCCAAGCTTGATCCAAAAGCTAAAAACTTTATACGAAAAATCAAATTAA
- a CDS encoding pilus assembly protein PilP, whose product MKFKFCLISLFFLVVFLMGCNNKKEDTSPKAVSFNATLIDKELETWKTELAKEAYVINPKEIKNPFVLPVVGKTISYEDVISIRLVGIVDKQGQRMALIQDEGRIGYLVKTGSKVGNYKVLKVEKNQVLVEEEIVDLYGNRKKVQRVLSLIKE is encoded by the coding sequence ATGAAGTTTAAATTTTGTTTAATCAGTTTGTTTTTTTTGGTTGTTTTTTTGATGGGATGTAATAATAAAAAAGAGGACACATCTCCAAAGGCAGTAAGTTTTAATGCAACTTTAATAGATAAAGAGCTTGAAACTTGGAAAACTGAACTTGCTAAAGAAGCTTATGTAATAAACCCTAAGGAAATTAAAAATCCCTTTGTTTTACCGGTAGTAGGTAAGACTATAAGTTATGAAGACGTGATTTCTATCCGGTTAGTAGGAATAGTTGATAAACAAGGACAAAGGATGGCCCTTATTCAAGATGAAGGAAGGATAGGTTATTTGGTAAAAACCGGCAGCAAAGTAGGAAACTATAAGGTTTTAAAGGTAGAAAAAAATCAAGTTTTAGTAGAAGAAGAGATCGTAGACCTCTATGGAAACCGTAAAAAAGTGCAAAGGGTTTTAAGTTTAATCAAGGAGTGA
- a CDS encoding pyridoxal phosphate-dependent aminotransferase, translating to MVSSQIASYLERSSWIRKMFEEGIKLKKTYGEDRVLDLTLGNPDLPPPPQVRETLQKLVENYDPCFHRYMPNAGFPFAREMMAKKVTAEQEVAVNPEDVVMTCGAAGALNIVFKTLLNPGEEVIFPSPFFVEYFFYAENHQGIPKPVPTNPDFSLNLEALERHITPKTKVVLINSPNNPTGQIYTEEEVKGLADLLTQKSKNLGRPIYLVSDEPYRNLAFDGEKVPSIFKYYPNSFIAYSFSKELSLAGERIGFVAVHPEITPKQLILDGLVLCNRILGFVNAPALAQRLATECAFAKVEVSIYQRRRDLICEMLQEAGLEFVKPKGGFFIFPKVPMDDVEFCQRLKERLILAVPGRGFGVSNHIRLSFCVDEETLKKMKTFFVEAVKTILSQA from the coding sequence ATGGTCTCTTCTCAGATTGCAAGCTACTTAGAAAGAAGTTCCTGGATAAGAAAAATGTTTGAAGAAGGTATTAAACTTAAAAAAACGTATGGAGAAGACCGGGTTTTAGACTTAACCTTAGGAAATCCAGACCTTCCACCGCCTCCTCAAGTAAGAGAAACTTTACAAAAATTGGTAGAAAATTACGACCCTTGTTTTCATCGTTATATGCCTAATGCCGGTTTTCCTTTTGCCCGGGAAATGATGGCTAAAAAGGTAACTGCCGAACAAGAAGTTGCGGTCAATCCTGAAGACGTAGTTATGACCTGTGGTGCAGCCGGTGCCTTAAACATCGTGTTTAAAACCCTTCTTAATCCAGGAGAAGAGGTAATTTTTCCTTCTCCCTTTTTCGTAGAATACTTTTTTTATGCTGAAAACCATCAGGGGATACCTAAACCTGTGCCTACCAACCCTGATTTTTCCCTTAACCTTGAGGCTTTAGAACGACACATTACCCCAAAAACCAAGGTAGTTTTGATAAACTCCCCTAACAACCCTACAGGTCAAATCTATACTGAAGAGGAGGTAAAAGGTCTTGCTGACCTTTTAACCCAAAAAAGTAAAAATTTAGGGCGTCCTATCTATCTGGTTTCTGATGAACCTTACAGGAACTTAGCCTTTGACGGAGAAAAAGTACCTTCTATTTTTAAGTATTATCCTAACAGCTTTATAGCCTATTCCTTTTCTAAAGAGCTTTCTCTTGCAGGAGAAAGGATAGGGTTTGTGGCAGTCCATCCTGAAATAACCCCTAAACAGCTGATTTTAGACGGTTTAGTTCTTTGCAACAGGATTTTAGGGTTTGTAAACGCACCGGCTTTAGCCCAGAGACTTGCGACAGAATGTGCCTTTGCTAAGGTAGAAGTAAGTATATATCAAAGGAGAAGAGACCTTATTTGCGAGATGTTGCAGGAAGCAGGCCTTGAGTTTGTTAAACCTAAAGGAGGTTTTTTTATCTTTCCTAAGGTACCGATGGATGATGTAGAGTTTTGTCAAAGGCTTAAAGAACGTTTAATATTGGCTGTGCCCGGAAGAGGGTTTGGGGTCTCAAACCATATCCGACTCTCTTTTTGCGTAGACGAAGAAACCCTTAAAAAAATGAAAACTTTTTTTGTAGAAGCGGTAAAAACCATCCTTAGTCAAGCCTAA
- a CDS encoding secretin N-terminal domain-containing protein produces MDIRKIMFGILIFILTFWVVEAQAKVNLREVLYLKQPVDMLIFEFDGKPQYTLKVDQTRLTLFLQNVVPLKSNWVRHLPKDLIKEVDVSLEKSGIVLTLTLTQKFNVQAKDLENKILLEFLWEKPSTPINVVIKDKKVETLEEKTLREVKAILENRISNQPYEIFLNERRFTSPLSGDKYTGIPITVDFQGADLHAVLRLLAEVGKINLLVSDKVNGMVTLRAKNVPWDLILDAIVSNFGLAKLKTENLMIIATLDEAKKYAEIYKDYLKAIAQGKEGVKTEIEAQRDIFDALQKLQEEKNVLITKTFTLKYLRANKVIDLLKTHRFSEKLQELLKDPNKVTFEPMTNTIIVKATPKILDEVEAIIKAVDRPRPQVVIEARIVEIRDEYTHKLGIKWGGAAWKATDHSMWGVSPNPSANTGQTNYPYPNPYGPDAKQPSTGNSTINVPGSAIFDLGVAGATSNLGVILGYFGKTGAVLDVTLSALEETGVARVLSRPQILTLDKEQAVIQQGYRIPYLSYAANINQATVNFIDAGLRLLVTPSVTPEGKIFVDISIEKSEPDWSRTVSGEPTINTSNIATSVLLDNGETLVIGGVKIKNISDNIDNVPGLASIPGAGEFFKRKEKMLSNSELLVFITPKIAYIPIEGIDYQP; encoded by the coding sequence ATGGATATAAGGAAAATTATGTTTGGTATACTCATATTTATTTTAACTTTTTGGGTGGTTGAAGCTCAAGCTAAGGTTAATCTAAGAGAGGTTTTATATTTAAAACAACCTGTGGATATGTTGATTTTCGAGTTTGACGGAAAACCACAATATACTTTAAAGGTTGATCAGACAAGGCTGACCTTGTTTTTACAAAATGTAGTTCCTTTAAAATCAAATTGGGTAAGGCATTTACCCAAAGATTTAATCAAAGAGGTAGACGTTAGTTTAGAAAAAAGCGGGATAGTTTTAACCTTAACCTTAACCCAAAAGTTTAATGTTCAAGCCAAAGACTTAGAAAATAAAATATTGTTAGAATTTTTATGGGAAAAACCTTCAACCCCTATAAACGTAGTTATCAAAGATAAAAAGGTGGAAACTTTAGAGGAAAAAACTTTAAGAGAAGTTAAGGCTATTTTAGAAAATAGGATTTCTAACCAACCGTATGAAATTTTTTTAAATGAAAGAAGGTTTACTTCACCTCTTTCAGGGGATAAATACACAGGTATTCCTATAACGGTTGATTTTCAAGGGGCTGATTTGCATGCTGTTTTAAGACTCTTAGCAGAGGTGGGTAAGATTAACCTCTTGGTTAGTGATAAGGTTAACGGGATGGTTACCCTAAGGGCTAAGAATGTTCCTTGGGATTTGATTTTGGATGCTATAGTTTCTAATTTTGGTTTGGCAAAATTAAAAACAGAAAACTTGATGATTATCGCAACCTTAGATGAGGCCAAAAAGTATGCTGAAATCTATAAAGATTATTTAAAAGCCATAGCTCAAGGTAAAGAAGGCGTCAAGACAGAGATAGAAGCTCAAAGAGACATCTTTGATGCTTTGCAAAAATTACAAGAAGAAAAAAACGTGCTGATTACGAAAACTTTTACCCTTAAATATCTAAGGGCAAATAAGGTAATAGATCTTTTAAAAACCCATCGTTTTTCTGAAAAACTTCAGGAATTACTTAAAGATCCAAACAAGGTTACCTTTGAGCCTATGACTAATACCATCATAGTTAAGGCTACTCCTAAGATCTTAGATGAGGTTGAGGCTATCATCAAGGCAGTAGATAGACCAAGACCTCAGGTAGTAATAGAAGCAAGGATTGTTGAGATAAGAGATGAGTACACCCATAAATTAGGGATTAAATGGGGTGGTGCTGCTTGGAAGGCAACAGACCACAGCATGTGGGGGGTTTCTCCTAATCCTTCGGCTAACACCGGACAAACTAATTATCCTTATCCCAATCCATATGGACCAGATGCTAAACAACCCTCTACAGGCAACAGTACTATTAATGTTCCTGGTTCAGCCATCTTTGATTTAGGGGTAGCCGGGGCTACGAGTAATTTGGGAGTAATACTTGGATATTTTGGTAAGACAGGAGCTGTGCTTGATGTAACCCTTTCTGCCCTTGAAGAAACAGGGGTTGCAAGGGTGCTTTCAAGACCACAAATCTTAACCTTAGATAAAGAACAGGCTGTAATCCAGCAAGGATACAGAATCCCTTATTTAAGTTATGCCGCTAACATCAACCAAGCAACCGTTAATTTTATAGATGCAGGTTTAAGACTTTTAGTCACACCTTCAGTAACCCCAGAAGGTAAAATCTTTGTTGATATTTCTATAGAAAAGTCAGAACCTGATTGGAGCCGTACTGTTTCTGGAGAACCAACCATTAATACTAGCAACATCGCTACCTCGGTTTTACTTGATAATGGAGAAACTTTAGTAATCGGTGGGGTAAAGATTAAAAACATCTCTGACAATATAGACAACGTTCCTGGGCTTGCAAGCATTCCTGGGGCTGGAGAGTTTTTTAAGAGAAAAGAGAAAATGTTGTCTAACTCTGAACTACTTGTTTTTATCACTCCTAAAATAGCCTACATCCCCATTGAAGGGATCGATTATCAACCATAG
- the pilM gene encoding pilus assembly protein PilM produces MFNLQQFKEFFNFKKSQKNSYIGIDIGTYSIKLAEVVLNKGKIILTNFIQGKTYPNVIVNGIINDFQYLSTNLKNIFEVFHPNSHQVNLSISYDVVIYDSFQSQYIPSEEEIKKRLNDDIPYNLDDVYYSYFIFPMQNVYKILYLVIKKDIAHQYENLLKGLNFNVNNMDTDFINLHNLVEFLEMGEKAKLIIDWGESKVRLLFSNKDIPVYNRELFNLGLKNLKKEIKKLVPDKDLVEMTMVNPLKFEKFQEVKKVYINYIDEILKEVEYTIDFVQSKFNLSLETIYLVGGGARILDIEKIFTTKLNLETKKLELQERIDIDPNIDPSYLKIINTQGANAVAAALREFI; encoded by the coding sequence ATGTTTAATCTTCAGCAATTTAAAGAATTTTTTAATTTTAAAAAGTCTCAAAAAAACTCTTATATAGGGATAGATATAGGGACTTATTCTATTAAGTTAGCAGAGGTGGTATTAAACAAAGGAAAAATAATTCTTACTAATTTTATCCAGGGTAAAACCTATCCTAACGTTATTGTAAACGGGATTATCAATGATTTTCAGTATCTTAGCACCAACCTAAAAAATATTTTTGAGGTTTTTCATCCTAATTCTCATCAAGTCAACCTTTCTATTTCTTATGATGTAGTTATATATGATTCCTTTCAATCTCAGTATATACCCTCGGAGGAAGAGATAAAAAAAAGACTTAATGATGATATTCCTTATAACTTAGACGATGTTTATTACAGTTATTTTATTTTCCCCATGCAAAATGTTTATAAAATTTTGTATTTAGTTATAAAGAAAGATATAGCACATCAATATGAGAACCTTTTAAAGGGTCTCAATTTTAATGTGAATAACATGGACACTGATTTTATAAACCTTCATAATCTTGTTGAGTTTTTAGAAATGGGAGAAAAAGCTAAGCTAATCATCGACTGGGGAGAAAGCAAGGTTAGGCTTCTTTTTTCTAATAAGGATATTCCAGTTTACAACCGAGAGCTTTTTAATCTTGGTTTAAAAAATTTAAAAAAAGAAATAAAAAAATTGGTACCTGATAAAGATTTGGTTGAGATGACTATGGTTAATCCGTTGAAGTTTGAAAAGTTTCAAGAAGTTAAAAAGGTTTATATAAATTACATCGACGAAATCTTAAAAGAAGTTGAGTATACTATAGATTTTGTGCAAAGCAAGTTTAATCTGAGTTTAGAAACGATTTATCTTGTAGGTGGTGGGGCAAGAATTTTAGACATAGAAAAAATTTTTACCACAAAACTTAACCTTGAAACCAAAAAATTGGAACTTCAAGAAAGGATAGATATAGACCCTAATATAGATCCTTCTTATCTTAAAATTATAAATACTCAAGGAGCTAACGCCGTAGCTGCAGCCTTGAGGGAATTTATATGA
- a CDS encoding PilN domain-containing protein: protein MIIKFNLLPKPKEVVKEEVHKEPFKFYKLLIASVFFVLSLLISGFISIEKQKKELVKEKTTKEAKLQEYKSISQKVVQLEKENEEAKKRIETILSLKKEQEKVLKKVNVVFSNFGKNQVYFSLLKVNSNQTKIEGVSIDMKEVGEYFKTLEEKKDIVKQVNITQVKKQDKLVEFQAEVLF, encoded by the coding sequence ATGATTATTAAGTTTAACCTTTTACCTAAACCTAAAGAGGTTGTAAAAGAAGAGGTTCATAAAGAACCTTTTAAGTTTTATAAACTTCTTATAGCTTCTGTGTTTTTTGTTCTATCTTTACTGATAAGCGGTTTTATTTCTATAGAAAAACAAAAAAAAGAGCTTGTTAAAGAAAAGACGACCAAAGAAGCTAAACTTCAAGAATACAAAAGCATATCTCAAAAAGTAGTCCAACTTGAAAAGGAAAACGAAGAGGCTAAAAAAAGGATAGAAACTATTTTATCTCTTAAAAAAGAACAGGAAAAAGTATTAAAAAAGGTAAATGTAGTTTTTAGCAATTTTGGTAAAAACCAAGTTTATTTTAGTTTATTAAAAGTAAATTCTAATCAAACAAAAATAGAAGGTGTAAGCATTGATATGAAAGAAGTAGGAGAGTATTTTAAAACATTAGAAGAAAAAAAGGATATAGTAAAGCAGGTAAACATTACTCAGGTTAAAAAACAGGATAAATTGGTAGAATTTCAGGCAGAGGTTTTATTTTGA
- a CDS encoding dynamin family protein → MPSRLRFADYKLYKQQVIEAFEVYKSLRGNHNDGIDLESLTTKVENLKNSQFLVAVAGEVKAGKSSFINSLIKEEILPTDVLQATSALIEIFYSKKPFLKVTYASGRVELFEEESKEIFRERLKTIASIPEEYRDIPVTLIDLYILEHDKAPFIDEDFIKYLEERSGMEKLKEVKYKLEQYAFNRSKDNIPIRIELGYPFDWEFDELRLVDMPGVNAVGGVYDISFSFLDRANAVLFIHPIKPVESESFKRFVSSVITKKSKDVLFLVLTHAAVFYEEKERLVEEAKRIYGSIISPERIFAVDSLLKLIYEELNRGKNLAEIKKDKSKRKWVVYFQDLAEEEGLDEKEAFLDFSGFKQLLPNLERFLVEAPFSVLIEILENIKEGYKEQINLHQEMIELLQSQKKNREEFLIEIERRQEGLKKLEAYCYLVLEEATTIFKGVHSPVETTLNEFKLNYYELFLKSSDLEELRKHYRDAENDLDQIVRENLQKISEFFKNKLNQIGEQFKEEYNVTLPKIDFKAIEENCKNRVVKREEIVEEKVEDLLENWNFLKPWKWFKAGRTKKTVIGTKEVLDQEMFFKTLKNNLIESFIDIIERLREEFYKAFDFYKKRITLILEEKRQGLEKLRQELKSNELIDYEILMHQKDINRIEVELKKIDNLKSDLYA, encoded by the coding sequence ATGCCTTCTCGTTTAAGATTTGCGGATTATAAGCTTTATAAACAACAAGTTATAGAGGCCTTTGAAGTCTATAAATCTTTAAGAGGTAATCATAACGACGGCATAGACCTTGAAAGCCTAACTACCAAGGTTGAAAATTTAAAAAACAGTCAGTTTTTGGTAGCTGTAGCCGGTGAGGTAAAGGCAGGAAAATCAAGTTTTATAAATAGTTTAATAAAAGAAGAAATACTTCCGACCGATGTGTTGCAAGCTACCAGTGCCCTTATTGAGATTTTTTATTCGAAAAAACCTTTTTTAAAGGTTACCTATGCCTCTGGTAGGGTAGAACTTTTTGAAGAAGAGTCTAAAGAGATTTTTAGAGAAAGGCTTAAAACTATTGCTTCTATTCCAGAAGAATATCGGGACATACCGGTAACCTTGATAGACCTTTATATTTTAGAGCATGATAAAGCTCCTTTTATAGATGAGGATTTCATCAAGTATTTAGAAGAAAGGTCTGGTATGGAAAAACTTAAGGAGGTAAAATATAAGCTTGAACAATATGCTTTTAACCGTAGTAAAGATAATATTCCTATAAGGATAGAGCTTGGCTATCCTTTTGATTGGGAATTTGACGAATTAAGGTTGGTTGACATGCCGGGAGTAAATGCGGTAGGAGGTGTTTATGACATCTCTTTTTCCTTTTTAGACAGGGCTAATGCAGTGCTTTTTATCCATCCTATCAAGCCTGTAGAGTCAGAATCATTTAAAAGGTTTGTCTCCTCGGTTATTACTAAAAAAAGTAAAGATGTATTGTTTTTGGTTTTAACCCATGCAGCGGTTTTTTATGAAGAAAAAGAAAGACTGGTTGAAGAGGCTAAACGTATATATGGTTCTATCATTTCTCCTGAGCGAATTTTTGCGGTAGACAGTTTGTTAAAACTTATTTATGAAGAGCTTAACAGAGGTAAAAATTTAGCTGAAATTAAAAAAGATAAAAGTAAAAGAAAATGGGTGGTTTATTTTCAGGACTTAGCAGAAGAAGAAGGGTTAGATGAAAAAGAGGCTTTTTTAGATTTTTCCGGATTTAAACAACTGCTTCCTAATCTTGAAAGATTTTTGGTTGAGGCTCCTTTCTCGGTTTTAATTGAAATTTTAGAAAACATCAAAGAAGGATATAAAGAACAAATCAACCTTCACCAAGAAATGATAGAATTACTTCAAAGTCAAAAGAAAAATAGAGAGGAGTTTTTAATAGAGATAGAAAGGAGACAAGAAGGCTTAAAAAAATTAGAGGCGTACTGTTATTTAGTTTTAGAAGAGGCTACTACCATCTTTAAAGGGGTTCATTCACCGGTTGAAACCACGTTAAACGAGTTTAAACTTAACTATTATGAACTTTTTTTAAAAAGTTCCGATTTAGAAGAACTGAGAAAACATTATCGAGATGCAGAAAATGATTTAGACCAGATAGTAAGAGAAAATCTACAAAAGATTAGTGAGTTTTTTAAAAACAAGTTAAACCAAATAGGAGAGCAATTTAAAGAGGAATATAACGTAACTCTACCTAAGATAGACTTTAAAGCCATAGAAGAAAACTGTAAAAATAGAGTAGTGAAAAGGGAAGAGATCGTAGAAGAAAAAGTAGAAGACCTTTTGGAGAATTGGAATTTTCTTAAACCTTGGAAATGGTTTAAAGCTGGTCGTACCAAAAAGACGGTAATAGGAACCAAAGAAGTATTGGACCAAGAAATGTTTTTTAAAACGTTAAAAAACAACCTTATAGAAAGTTTTATAGATATCATAGAAAGGTTAAGGGAAGAGTTTTATAAGGCTTTTGATTTTTATAAAAAAAGGATTACTTTAATCTTAGAGGAAAAAAGACAAGGGTTAGAAAAATTGAGGCAAGAGTTAAAATCAAATGAATTAATAGACTATGAGATCCTTATGCACCAAAAGGATATTAATCGTATAGAAGTAGAGCTTAAGAAGATTGATAATCTGAAGAGTGACCTTTATGCTTGA
- the yajC gene encoding preprotein translocase subunit YajC, which translates to MNLNSLLVSNLWAMGAPQGQAPQGGLVGFIISLLPLIIIFVIFYFLLIRPQQKRMKEHQKFLSELRPGQKVFTTGGIVGKVVKIEGDIVWLEVDKDTNIPVVKGYIAGPINF; encoded by the coding sequence ATGAATTTGAATTCCCTTTTGGTTTCTAATCTTTGGGCTATGGGTGCACCTCAAGGACAAGCCCCTCAAGGAGGATTGGTAGGGTTTATCATCTCTCTTTTACCTCTTATCATCATCTTTGTCATCTTTTACTTTCTTCTTATCAGACCTCAGCAAAAAAGGATGAAAGAACACCAAAAGTTTCTTTCTGAACTAAGACCAGGACAAAAGGTTTTCACCACCGGTGGTATCGTAGGGAAAGTAGTAAAGATAGAAGGCGACATCGTGTGGTTAGAGGTGGACAAGGATACCAACATACCTGTAGTAAAGGGTTATATCGCAGGACCTATTAATTTTTAG